In Harpia harpyja isolate bHarHar1 chromosome 17, bHarHar1 primary haplotype, whole genome shotgun sequence, the genomic window TCTGTCACCTGGAGAAGATGGTGGTCACCTCCGTCAATGGCTTTTGGCTCGGGCTGTGCGCTGGGCAGCTGGAGAGGCTGGTGGTGCCCCGGGGAAGTATCACAGCGGGACAGCCAGGGAGGCGCTCACCACCGCTGTTGAACGTGACTGATGGGAGATGTTCCCAGAAAAGGTTTGTGAGACACCTGAAAGGACACGCTGACGACCGACGGTCTGCTTGCaatcccccagcacccccaggccccTCTCTGCGAGCTCCTGCCTGGCCAGCCGGCCCCGACCCTGCTGTCTCATAGGAAATTTCTGCCTGCTCCGATTGCAGGGCATTGCATCACGCTGCCCCGGGGATGCGTCAAGCCCCCGACGGTGCCCTGCTGCTGGCCACCGCAGCTGGACAGGGCTGATAAGGGAGGCGAGATGGTCACAGGAAAGGTCTTTGTCCTTAAAAAAACGCAGCGCAGGTCCCTGGCAGGACGAGGGCAGACGGGGCAGATCCAGCCCTCTCCAGCGTGGCAGGGGGATGCTGGCTCTGCGCTGCCCTGGAAAGGATCCCGCGGTACCGGCACCGCTGCCAGTCGCCACGGGGAAACAAACTTTTCCGTTCACATCCTTGGAGCAGATCAGGATTGCAGCAGGTTATTTATATCTGCCTAATGACATCCAGTTAGGCAGAAAGCGGTGACCTGGGCACCCAGGCTCGGTATCAGGAAGACAGGACACGAAGTGCGGTTTTGACCCAAAACGTTACACACGTAAGGAATCCCAAATACCCTTCTCTACCCAGTCCCCAGAggtcccccaccacccccaaggATGGGTGGGCTGCCAGCACCCCCGCCCCTCCCAGCAGGGCAGGTTCCCTGCCTGCACACCCCTGCCTTCGGATTCGGGGGGCTCTGGCCTCAGCTGTACCCCCTGCTGCTGCCTATTGCCCGCTCGGGCAGGCGCTGGGGGGAAAGCACCCCACGAATTCACACCCGCGCACCCCCACGCCTGGCTCCCtgggtggccaaggtggccacgAGCCAGCACGGCGTCCTCAGGGCAAAGACGGCCACCAGCCTCCCGGGAGGAGGCGgagggaggggatccttcccCCCTGCTTTCTCCTGGTGGGACACATCCAGGCGCTGGGTCCGGTCCCGGCTCCCCGgtacgagagagacatggacacactggagaGAGTCCATGGAGGCCCACGAGGCTGATGAAGGAGCCGGAGCATCGTCCgtacgaggagaggctgagcgagctgggactgttcagcccggagaagagaaggctcagggggatctcatccatGTGTATGAAGACCTGATGGGGCTGTGGAGAAGGTGGAGCCGGGCTCTTCCCAGTGGCGCCCAGCGCCAGGACGAGAGgcgatgggcacaaactgaagtaCAGGAGATCCCACCTGAACGTAAGAAAAACATTTAgttttttattcatttacttcCCCCTAAAGCTGCGGGTGGTCAAAGACTGCCaccggctgcccagggaggcGGTGGAGTCTCCATGCTCGGAGATACCCGGAACCCAACCGGACACGCTCCCGtcgctgaccctgcttgagcaggggctgGACTCGATCGTccccagaggtgccttccagcctctccATCGCCGACTCTGGCTCTCTCCCCGCCTGGTGCCCCCCGTGCCGTCAGCCCAGGAGCTCTGGCTGCAGGCTGCTCGCAGCGTCCCACCAGGAGGATGCTCTGCCAGGCCTGGGTGGAGGTTGGGATGCCAGCAGGGCTGCTTTTGGCAGCGCCCGGCGGGCTTTGACTCCTGCCATTGCCCCTCCAAGGTCTCTCCCTCACGCTGGGAGCTTTCATGCTTCCTTTCGGGCTGACACCTTCCGGATTTTCAAAGTCCCTTCCGCAATTCCCTGGTCACTATTTAATCCAGCTCATGGTCACCTTCCTCCTTAACATAACCAGCtttgggcagggacatcttccactaaaTCGGGGTggtcaaagccccgtccaacctgatcGTAACCGCTTCAAGggatccacaacctctctgggcaacgtgttccagtgtCTTCCCACACTCATTGTAAAGACTGTCTTCCGTATGTCAACAGCAACATCAGGAAAAGCCGATCCCCGTTTTCCGTGCAGAAAAACGTGTGGATCTGCTGAACGCACAGCCCAGACACGTGGCCTGTGCAGGGGTACGCTCGTCCCTGTCCCCTCTGGCAGAGAGGAGGGCCCAGAAGGGATGGGCACAGAGCGAGGTGAGCCAGCGGCCACAGCAGCGGCCGCAAACGGAGCTCCGCTGGGTTTCACCAGCGGATCCAAGGAGCTCTGAAGTTCTGCTGAAACATCACCTGGGAGCAGAATCAGTCCCTGGTGACGAGGCAAGGAGAGGGACCCCCACCGTCCCATACCTCGGCGCGGCACCAGGCTGGAGGCAGGGGTGAGGCAATGGCACCCAGAGCACGGCGAGCGGTTTCCCCggggaagaggagctggagaaaGCGCTTTGAGACACCGCACAGAGCAGAAAGTCACACCAAGCGCACACGGGGAACGTGGCAGCGCAGGAGGAAGCCAAGGCAGGTGCTGAAAAACAGCGGAGAGGACTGGTAATTTCATAAAAATCATTCATAACTGGAGCAGCCTCAACTGCAAGTGCGTCGAGCTCCAGAGGTGCCGAGCACTCTGCAGTGAAATTCAGAATTGCTGCAGATCCTCAGTGTGTCTGGAACACGTTTGGGTTCAGTATGTGGATTCGGGAGCTAACAACCAAGTGAGAAAGTAGAAAGGTTGAATCCTCATCCCCAGCAAAGGAAAAGTAACATGAGAATGCAAAATATAGAGAGGGAATTAATTAAGGAGAGCATCTACTTTCACTAGCGGGACAGAATTAATTTCACAGCAAGACTTCAGCTACAGTGTCTACAGGGGCTGGTCCAGAGCATGTTGAAGGGTTAGGAAAAACgtcaatgagaaataaaaaggaggaatttttagaactactttctggggtttttgtAAGATAtatactgcatgaacaatcttcccttttcacaattaaaataaaataactgaaaaagggGTGAATCAAAGTTATTATCATATTACAAACACCGGTCACCTATATATTGATACACCATAATGGAACAGCAGAACAAATAATTAAACACTAAGTATTTAATCATAGGTTTTATTACATGAAAACAAGTAATGGTTCATTTTCCAAGCCATGGACGGTTGAACAGTTACAGCCAGCCCGCTGAAGTTCTCGGTACAGAATTAGTTCAGTAGGTGCACCCTGCGACACATCGCCGCTGGAGAAATCCTCAGCGAACTGGGTGGAAATCCTCCAAAAGCTctcctattcttttcttttctacaaaAGGCAATGGGTAGAGTTGCGAAAACCTAATCAGCATTTGAGATCAATTCTGaagatttttaatattaagtCTTAAGTTTAACAAAGCCACCAAGATCTGCTTTTTGCTACCAACAGCGCACTATTCACTTGCAGCATAAACTGAATACTTAACTTCTTTTCCATACAGCCCCCCACAGATCCCTGCGAAGAGATCTCAATATTAACAGTTCTTTATTTCTACGTATTCCTCCCAACATGGGATGATGTGGATTACTATCCAACAGCCAGAGCCACCTAActgtattttattagaaaacagaCAATTTTCATCACAATTTGCCATTGCATTGCTGGGCTTAGTGACTACATTTAGTAAAATGCTGTTCTTCACCAAGGCTCTAAGCCAGCAAGAGCCAACGCGGCTTCATGGTTCCTGacatttctatttattcttttttcaccTGCTCTGCTTATTTTCTGAATATTCATCACACCGTTTTTAAATCGACAACGCACCGCAATTTTACAAGAACAAACAGTAAAATTGTCATTTTACAAGAATAAACCCCACGTTTTCTAATTATCAttagtttctttgtttttccttcgcGGCACAAGTTTAGTCTGTACTTATTTTTTGTCTCTGCcatctttatattaaaaaaagcttcTAGGAGGAAGAGTTGGTCATCAAGGCAGCTGATCGGCTCagtaaaaataactattttcttaTCATAAAATCCTTAATACTGTTGCAATTTAGATTGTGAGTAAGCAGGAAAGAGTTAGCAGTCAGCACAGCTTGCCAGAAAAGACCAGATTCTGCAAGCAGCCTAGCAACATCTTTACATACATTAGCACTTGTTAACCGGTACGTTATGGCAGGCTGAGGTCTTTCTTAAAACACCAACTCATAATACCTGCTGCCTTAAAGTCTTCCGGGTGGTGCCTGACGTACTCAAACAACTCTCTGTCCTGTTTGGCATGTACGTACTCCATACGTTTAACAAGGTAATAGCCAACAAACCATCCCACGGTA contains:
- the NDUFC2 gene encoding NADH dehydrogenase [ubiquinone] 1 subunit C2, with translation MVFLPDESRSLPPPPLVNKGSIWLGFTGWVAAMLDNGFNHRPVLRSGVHRQILFATVGWFVGYYLVKRMEYVHAKQDRELFEYVRHHPEDFKAAEKKRIGELLEDFHPVR